The Nicotiana tabacum cultivar K326 chromosome 5, ASM71507v2, whole genome shotgun sequence sequence tttttttcctttcaaatctGACGCAACAATAATTCAAAACGTGTGCGCAAGAGGGTGTATATATACGTGCATGCTCTTACATACCACATGTTTAGGGATATGATCTGTACAAATAAAAAATTTATGACCATAAATGCAAAAACCACCATTTTAATTAAAGCCACAAAACGGTTACAACGCACAATGTTGCTGATCACACTCATCACCTACCTCATCGTGAAATTTTCTTCCCGTCTTGCAtttaatattactgatcatgctAAGGAGAACTTTGCGCTTGATTCACGGAGGGAGAGATTCCTTATTTATATGGAGTTTTCAATTTTTGTATGCATTTAGCTAGTTTTGATAAGTTTATGATTAATGGTTAGAGATTGATAAGTTTGAACTTATTTTAGATATTTACGTAAGATTCTCAAAAGTTTACTCACCCTGTGTTTCCaccatatgtgtgtgtgtgtgtgttaaatTAAGGAGAAAATATGTGTTAAATTTACTGTGGTTAAGTAATAATATTCTATGTCAAAGCACATGCCATGTATTTACTAAGATGGTGTAAAAGGTCTGGTGCGAGTAATTTTGTCCATTCAAACTTAACGCTTTTGTTCATTATTACTGTTGTTTTACCCAACCGAGTGTGAATTTTAGACCTTCATTGTGCGTTCTGGTATTTCATGCTTCTGAATTCTGATTGGTGTGTTGAAGATATTTAGACCTTCTTCATTGTGCGTTCTGGTATTTCATGCTTATGCTTCTGAATTCTGATTGGTGTGTTGAAGATATGAAGGGTCGTCTTCGTTTATAAAGCCATTAAGTGTGACTGTATGCATTGATACAACCATTAAGCTGCGAGACGAACCGTAATTAGACAATCTATGATTACGTATGGTAATTAGACGGCGGCCATTAGGTCACCTATTTTGAGTTTATGGACATACAAGGCCAAAACATGTGCTCGAAACTAAAGTGTTTTATGAAAATTCCTCGAAAGAAAACCATGTAACTCTTTCGAGGGTGAGTACCTCCCACCAGCAAAGATACCAGCTATATTAAATGTAAAATTTTATAACCATCTTGATATTGGAGGTATGGAAGAAAGCATAGTCCTCATACTTGCTCGTTCAGTTGCACCAGACAAAAAATGAAATGATAAAATACTTTTCGAATTTTCTTGATACAAACATAGTGTTGTTAGTGATTTCTGCTTGAGGAAAAACAGTGAGTCACTTGGACGACCATGCAATAATTCATAAACTTCAACATGTGAAGAACTAACGAACTAACAAACATGTCATCTGACTTTCAACATGATTTGTCTTTATACATTCCTACTAATTTGGCATGTGTTTCTATCATGTCTCTTGGCCAAGTGCATTATTGGCAACTGGCAAGTGACTGGTTTGTTCAATTCAGGTTTGAGTGTTGGTTCAAAATGACTATGGCAAATTGGTTTTCCCTTTTCTCAAAATTGGCAAAGTGGGAAGTGGGACATGATCGAGAAATCTATGTctctgtgtgacctataggttacaGGTGGTTACAGGTTCAAACCGTGAAAACaatcactaatgcttgcattaaagTAGGCTGTCTTCATCACAACCCTAAGGGTACCGCCCTTCCCCAGATCCTGCATGAGCGTAGTATGCTTTTTGCACTTGGCTGCCCTTTTAAATCTCAGGTACTACATTCAAAACTTCAGCGGATAATGGGTTTGTCCTCCTACACTTCTCAAGTAAAACACCAGATAGGATTTGAACTCCCGATGTGCGTCTACTCACACATCACATGCATCCGCTCACACATCACCCACTGCACTCTTACCACTAACAGAAGGGTGTAACTACAGAAACCGAAAAATGCAGAGAAAAATTACCCAAATGTCACAAATGTCAGGCAAACCAGTCTAGATATaagtcaaatttctcaattataaGCATGTAGTCATCCCTCTGAGGACCACAGTTCCAAATCTAGAACTCCATGTCTACTGAAGGAAAATTTGAATCTGTGGTCCTCAGAGGGATGGGTACATATATCATAAGGAGTGGCAATGTTTACTATATACATTGTATCAGAAGTTTGACAAGGGCAATCCACTGTGCAAAATTGCATGGTGCACAAGACATCATAGAATTGAGTAATAGCTCCACGGGGTAAAATATAAAATTCATGAACAGGATAATGTAACATTTCACATAACACCAGGAGCAATGTGTGAGTCAACCAGCAACAAATGCAGCAAAACGTACATTTCATTGCTCCATGAACCTTAAAAGGTACATAACATGTCATATAATATCCATGCCTACAATATTTACAGAAAGAGGTAACTATCAAATGTATACGACTATAAAGTTAAAAGGCACATAGCTCCTGTAACATGAATCGGAAGCACTTAGTGCATTCTTAGAAGCATATGCCCAAAACTAAAACATACTCAGATGCCTATCATCATGCGTAAGACGGGCTGATTTAAAGCTCATAGTTTGGCGAGCAACTGGCATGTCATCTCTAACAGCAAAGACTCGCTTGATTAAACAACTCAGAGTGAGCTAGCTTAAAACAAAACTTTATTTTCCAGTAATTCCCAGCATGAGTTAATCCATCTTTCTTAGAACCGGACTTTTCCCTGAAGTGATAATGAAAATGCTTAATATAGATGCATATATATGGACAACTCTGGATATAAACTTCTAATGAATTCTGAGGCAAATCACGTAAAGAAAATAGAGGaaagccaaaagaacaaaaacagCCAATCAAGCTTACACTAAAATGTTTATTAGTTGAAAATGGTATTGATAAAAGAAGTGAAGACGGGGACACATTTTGTAGAAAATGACCAGCTTTTTAAAGTAGCCCAAATTAACAGTCTTCTGAATTGACCAAAAATCAACAAGAAAAACTTTTCTTCGACAAATACCAATATATAAATTCAAAGATTAATCAAGAAACTCCTTGGATGCGAATATTGGTAAGACACCATAAGGACGGTTTTCAATTCTAGATTCTACAAATAAGGGTGCGTGAGGAAATTCTACAACACAGTTAGATGATTAAATCAATTCTAGATTGTAATAAAACAAGAGCAATTGTCGAGCAAAACCACTGAAGTATGAAATCCTTTCCTCTAGGATGAGAAACAAATATCAAtctctctctgtgtgtgtgtatgtgtagaGAGCGAGGGAGCACAGAAATTCTTATATCTCTAAATTCTTATATCTCTGAATCCTCACAGACCATGTTACCCCATTTAAACTCATCTAATGCCAGTATTATGCAACTACGCATAGAATGCCACATAGGATTTTTAATCAGGACAACCAGATCCAGATCTCATAATGCAACATAAATTTTTAACTAAGACAAACCTCTTTAATCTGCTAGCACTAGGTCCTTCAAATTTTATCCATAACCAAATACATAGGATAAGAAATTACCTCAGTAATCAATCCAAGAAACTCCCCAACCACTTCAAGTCTAGGTTCAGAACGAGTTCATCTCCAAACAGTATGTCCTCCGCTTAACCAATATCCTTGCAGCAGTCCCATAAGGCTCCTCAAATGCCGATCCAACCCAATTCCCATCTGGCCCAACCACCTCCTTCTTAGGCTGCTCACTTGGCCTAATCGCCACCAACGTCGCCCCTTTCAATACTGTCCCATCAGGCAACTCCAAATACGGGGCGTACCATAACCTCATGTTCAGTGCTGGCACCATAGTCCTTTTCGAGGCAGAGGAAGCCGAAAGAGGCTTCACTCTCAACTCCTCTAACTGCTCCTTATTCATACACAACACTCCCTGTCCATCCACATCCGTTAAAACCAAACTCTCAAGCTTCTTATGCTCAGCTATAATCGGCTGCAACAAATAATGCCTAGCCGACGCTGCAATTAGCGAACTAATTGTCCACACAACCCGTAGTTTCAATCCCCCGTTCGTGTAAAACGACTCGGGTATGCTCCCATTATCCAGTTCCCCATTACTATCACCCACAATATTACTACTACTGTTAGCAATATTACCCACAATATTACTACTAGTGTTAGTAATATTATTGTTAATGCTAGTATTACTAACCGGGTGAACCACCGACGAAGCGCCAAGAATAACGCAATTATCAAGAGTGGAACCGAAATCAGCACGCCACCTCAGCAAGGCGCCCTCGTCAATACCCAATTCGCCACTAGGCAACTCGATCCTAAGAACCTTAATTTCATCAAAATTCTTCAAAACCTGCGTAGGGGAATGATGGGTGACGTCATTTTGCTCGTAACCATCGTCCAATGAAGAACCAGCGGATCGTCTCGAAGAAATCGAGATCAGCTGAGTAAGCGACTGAATGGGTTTAACCAGACCCAGAAACAGAAACCTAAGGAGTGACGAAATTGGATGCCGCGACTTATTAGTGGACCCCGCACCAGCAGCAGAGGTTGCACCAGATGAAGATGAACCACCATCTTCGTCGGAGATGACGCAATCAACACGGACAATGACGTTGTCGACTTGAGGAACAAGTGAATGGAACCTTCTAGAAACTACACAGCATCTTCCTAGAGCTTTAACATCGCCGATCTTGTTGAAGACTAAGAGAAGAATGGAATCGGGTAGTCGGTCGAAGTGGTCAACGGGTTCAGGGTAGATCGTTGACCTCAGATCTGACTTGGATGAACCCATATTTCTAGAGTTTTCTGATTAGCTAAAAGATTCTTTTGTAAGTGTGTagggagaagaaggagaagaaggagaagaaagatTATAGAGAAGACATGGATTTGGGAAGAGAAAAGGAAAGTGAGAAAAACACACTGTTTTTGTGTTCACGGAGAGGAAAAGAGGATATCGGAGGAgatgaggaggagaagaagaaataAGGTTACCATGGGAGTAAGGAGATAAAGACATAAAGCGTGTGTATTTGTGtgtgtcttttttttctttttccttttctttttttagcataactatttttttattatagataATTTTAAGGGAAACTGTGCAATAATTCGCAAATAAATAATAGCTGTAAATTGTATTAGACAAATCTAATGCGATGAACTCTGAACGAGCCTTTCGTACTATTTTATAAACATTTGGTATTGATTCAGATTTAGACGTAGAGATTCATTAAAAGAAAAGCATTTTGTATCAATAGTATTTTCATTTTATAACTTAAATTTAAATTTTCTGATTAACGTACACCTGATAGTTGTATGCTATAAAATTACTTAAAAAGCGAATTGTAGATAATTTTATATGGCAAGTAATAAGGGATAACCTATAAAATACAAATAAGTGATAATATAGAAACAAGCTCATGTAAGACATGTTGTATATATAAATTTCTATGAGTTAATTATAGTTAAATGATATATTTCTTACTTTAATTTGTAATGGATAAGATTAAATTATTTGGTTTGATGTCAAGAATATGTGGAAGTAAGTATTTTTTGTTAACTGGCTTATTTTAGCAAGGGAACTCCTATTCCCTTATTAATGATGTAACTTTGTAACGCTTTTAATATATTAATATATCcagtttattaaaaaaaaactacaCTAGTGATGGAGATATAAAGATCTTCTATATTAGCACTATACATAATtaatttttcctattttctttatttcttttacatATTCtattgtttgttttataatttggaaaatagaagatgTGGGGACAATGGTTAGTGATTGGTATACTTTCATTGTCTCTTGTATGCTTGCTTTCCACCCCACCACTATCGTTCCTTTCATAAGTACTTGcttatattttttgctttttaccatattttgttatttatttgggATTTTTTTGGTAGAGTTGTGTTGTTCtaatattttcttgtttgtttctttttgtctCCTTTCATGTAAATGGACATTTGGAAAGACGATAGAACCAAGTTACTAATTGGATTCATTAACTCAAGATGCAAAATAAGGCAAAGATTTACCTTCTAGACATGTAAAGATGTACAATGTAATTTTAAATTTCACAATTAGGTTTTAACATTGAGAACGTGTTTATGAAAAACAATCTCATTTTAAAATGTCATGCAACTCTGTTATTTCAACTAGTATCTTGGGATATCCCGATGCACGAAGTATTTTGCGTTTACACATGGTCGAAGGAAGGGTGTACCCCAAGGGGATATGATGTAGGCAGTCTACCCTTATGCAAGTATCAGTGGCTGATTCCACTACTCGAACTCATGACTTATAGGTCACATGGAGCCAACTTTACCATTACTCCCCTTCAAAAGCTCCATTACCTTCTAAAGTAAAAACTTTTtactcccttcgtttcaatttagatgggGTAGTTTGACTCAGCACGGAatttaagagaaaaagaagatttttgaaagttttgattttaaaaagcttaaggggtaaaagttttatgggatcatgacatttgtgtggttataaaaacttcttattaagaataaaataggtaaaataatcgaagagtttaaagttaaattatttcaaaatttaaaaaaaatatcatttattttgaaacaaactaAAAAGAATATTGCATCGTCTAATTTGAAAATGAGGGAGTAACTCTTTTCCCTAGTTGTTTAGTGCAATGAAACCAAAGGGTCCGATTAGTCAAGGTAGTAAACGAGGGAGATTTGGTGGAAGAGGATAGACAAACTAGGATGGGATTCCAAAGAATGGTAGTTTCCTACTTATCTAAGTTATTACTAACAAAAGGTATTTTTATTTGGATACTTAGGTGAGCTACGTGAAGCCTTAGAGAGAGAGATTCTTAGAATTTATAGTTAGTGGAAATATACTTTGATTTGGTTATACTTTGTTGCTTGCGTTTGTAGCTAAGATAagaattactttaaattttattttttatattatcatattagGTCGAcctataatattaattaaattttcataaCAAACCTAATATGATAACCTACAATTATAAAGTAATAATATGTTATGATCAATTAATAAcagtaataatattttgaatgaaatattttttcctggtaaataaaaaatttaattaccaaaaaaaataatattttgaattgtCAGTGTACATAACTTACGCTCTAACCATTTTTGTTTAATCATGCAAAATTTGCTGTTGACTAGTCCAACTAATCCAAATCCGCATTTCATTGGATCCGCTACAAGGGAAAGTGCATCATACAAGGAGTTCTCTATTCTCAAAACTTGAACCCGACGAGTGCCATGACATGTAGGTGCAGGCGGGGAAAGTAAATTTGCAACTTGACCTCTTCCCCCCCTCCCCCGCCGCCCTTTTCAGAAAATAGGGATTGCAAGTTGATATTTGGTGACATATATGTTAGAGGACAAGTGGGTTTGTTGGACATCAGCCCATTCTCCACTTTCAAAGGCTACTAATGAGTCAAACGGTCAAAGCGGCCTTTCCCTATTTCAAGCAAAAATAAACCTATGATCTGATGAGCAGATCCATAAATTTAAAATTACGGGTTCACCGATAAAAATTtcgaaagaaaaggaaaaagaagtttAGTCGCGTGTGTTCTCACAATATTTATCTAAATACTTTTATAATTgaggtattatcacttttagttCGCGTCAGAAATTATTTACATCTAGCAGCCGAATAAGtgtataaaacttgtataatttttgtatataacattcataatgtatatatatacaaattttatataattttttggctattatttttacaacgaTTATACAACATCAGCCCATTCTCCATTTTCAAAGGCTAGTAATGAGTCAAAACGGCATTTCCCTATTTCAAGCAAAAATAAACCTATGATCTAATGCTGTACCTATTTTGCCTCTTACTTTTTGTTTAGAGTATGTATAGGTGTTTTTTTGCTCAAAAGATAAGGGAAATTTACCGGACTAACAATAAATATGAGATTATCGAGAGTTAAGCTTGTTATACTTGTTAAAGACATaaaattaaacaaattaaaaTGTATTATTTCTAACAGTTTATTTAAAAACaaacttttaaattaaataatcacaCGTAGTTCGAGTCTCACTGTCACTTGCTATTCTCCTTTCGTTGCGTCAATTAAGCACGTCGAGCATTAATTTTTCTTCGCGCTATGTCACTCTATATTTTCCATACTAGATAGCATTATAAATACGCAAAAAAATCTCAAGTTTATTCCGTGCAATTAAAATGTAACTTTAAAAATAAGATatctatttttaatttatatccGATGAGTAATTATCCAAATTGTTCTCCATTGGCTtttatctataaaaaaaaatacaaaaatgtcaaTACGTTATCGCATCTAAATGCGTGTCGTTCTTTTTATAGCTTAACCAACTTTAACAGACAGCCAAATTAAAGTAATTCCCATAACACCTTGTTTGGTTAGTTGTTACttgtcgtttcataatgtattgtattatattatattgtattatttgatgaatataatgtttagatagattgtatcgtttgtcgtcgtttcatgatgtcacgatccggatctcccaccctcgggagccgtgatgacgcctactcgtagaagctaggcaagccacaaaattaaaaatccttaactcttttgttttaatcctttttataACATACAT is a genomic window containing:
- the LOC107777007 gene encoding F-box protein At4g18380, which codes for MGSSKSDLRSTIYPEPVDHFDRLPDSILLLVFNKIGDVKALGRCCVVSRRFHSLVPQVDNVIVRVDCVISDEDGGSSSSGATSAAGAGSTNKSRHPISSLLRFLFLGLVKPIQSLTQLISISSRRSAGSSLDDGYEQNDVTHHSPTQVLKNFDEIKVLRIELPSGELGIDEGALLRWRADFGSTLDNCVILGASSVVHPVSNTSINNNITNTSSNIVGNIANSSSNIVGDSNGELDNGSIPESFYTNGGLKLRVVWTISSLIAASARHYLLQPIIAEHKKLESLVLTDVDGQGVLCMNKEQLEELRVKPLSASSASKRTMVPALNMRLWYAPYLELPDGTVLKGATLVAIRPSEQPKKEVVGPDGNWVGSAFEEPYGTAARILVKRRTYCLEMNSF